The Acidobacteriota bacterium DNA segment AATGCCGCGCAGCAAATAAGACATGCCTTTTTCAAAAGATTCCATCATTGTATGAAAATCCACATGGTGATTGCTCGTTATCAATCTCATCTCATCCAAGACCGCGCGCTCAAACGACCGGGTTTCGGGTTCATGCATATTGAAATTGGATAATGCGCGATTGATGGGGTTTCTCAGCAAGGCAATCAATTTCACTTCGGGAATATGTTCGCGAATCCGTCGGGGCGCCGCCTGGCTGTAGATATAATACGGGCTGGCTTCACCGGTTATCAGCCCATTTTTTCGCAGGTATTCGGTCTTCGCAAAATGCGATTTATACCAATCGATCCCCTTATCATAAAGGAAATTGAAAAAGTGAATTTCTTTGGTAATCGCCGAATCAACATCCGGGTGCCAGGTCAAATAGTTGTAAAGCGAAGTTGACCCGCTACGTTGCGCGCCAATGATAATATAGTCCGGCAAAGCATAATCTGCCTTTCCGCTTCTTCTCTGAACCGTTTGCTCGTAAATATAAGTTCTAACCTTTGAAGGAACGTAAGACTTTAATTGATGAGAGTATTTTTCCAACAACACGTTTCGCTTAGGTTTACTCATCAACCCTCCACAAAAAATTAAATTATCCCGTAACAGGTAATTGGTTTGGTGAGGTAATTATTTCCACTTCAACTATCAAACAGCTTGGGTGCAAGGCGACTACGTTTTTATTATTCAGGGGGTAAGGGAGAATGAACGGTGAACGAACAGAGGCAGTTTAAATTCAGCAAACGCGGATGTCAATAATGACCGGGAGTTATCAAATCGAAAAACCGGAAAAAGCCTCGTAAAAACTGGCTTTTTCCGGTCTCTGCCAAAAATCAATCTTTCGCATCGATGACCAGTTGCGCCAGTTTTTCGCGATGGAAAGTGGCATCTCCCATCATCAATTCATTGGCTTTGGCGCGTTTATAAAACAGGTGCAGGTTGTGTTCCCAGGTAAACCCGATACCGCCGTGACATTGAATGCCGAGGTTGCCGACTTCACGACCGGCATCCGAACAATACGCCTTGGCAATCGACACCGCATTTCTTGAGAGCGGGTCATGTTCGGTGAGCGCCCACGCCGCATAATAAACTGCCGAACGCGAACTTTCCGTATACAGCAACATATCGGCGCAATGATGTTGAACCGCTTGATAAGAACCTATCGGCGCGCCGAATTGCTGCCGGGTTTTGGCATATTCAACTGTGGTATCAAGCGTCCATTGCATGCCGCCCAACATCTCCGCCGACAGCGCGATTGCCGCAACCCCCATTGAATATTCCAATGCCGCATTGATGCCCGATGCCATCGCGCCTTCAACGTACACATTATCGAAATCAACCTGGTAAATTTTGCGCGTTGCATCAATGCTCGGCGTCGGCGTAACCTTTACGCCATCAGTTCCCTTTTCAACCGGCAGAACCATTAAACCTTTTTCGCCGCGCGCCACCACGAGCATTAAATCCGCAACAGCGGCATCATTGACAAACTCTTTGCGCCCGTGAATGCGGAAACCTTCGCCATCGCGTTCGGCTTTGAGTTGCACCGCCGCCGGGTTCCAATCGGCGCTGGCTTCCAGCAAGGCGACCGTCGCTTTGACATCGCCTGCGGAAATTCCGTCAAGCCATTTGGCTTTCTGCTCTTCGCTCCCGGCTTTTTCGATTAACGCCGATGCCCAAAGCGTCGAGACGAAAGCGCCCGGCAAACAGGCACGTCCCATCTCTTCGGCAATCACTGCCATTTCAACCAGTCCCAGTCCGAGTCCGCCATACTGTTCGGGAATAATCAATCCCGTCCACCCCTGGTCAGCAATGGCGCGCCAGAGGTTGTCATCGTGCGCGGTATCGCTTGCCATCAATTCACGCACACGTTCGGGCGCACACTCACGCGAAAAAAAAGTGCGCGCTGAATCCTGCAATAATCTTTGTGGTTTACTTAAATCAAAATCCATACTTTGTCCTTTGTTATTTGTACTTGGTGCTTGGTACTTTGTACTTGGTGTTTGGTACTTGGGGTTGATTGTTAGCTTGGCTTGAGTATTAAAACTTGCTGAAAATTTTGAACAATCAATTTGTAGCTAACTCAAACGCCAATAGCCAAGCACCAGGTA contains these protein-coding regions:
- a CDS encoding sulfotransferase domain-containing protein, with the translated sequence MSKPKRNVLLEKYSHQLKSYVPSKVRTYIYEQTVQRRSGKADYALPDYIIIGAQRSGSTSLYNYLTWHPDVDSAITKEIHFFNFLYDKGIDWYKSHFAKTEYLRKNGLITGEASPYYIYSQAAPRRIREHIPEVKLIALLRNPINRALSNFNMHEPETRSFERAVLDEMRLITSNHHVDFHTMMESFEKGMSYLLRGIYIEQLQPWFEIFPKEQILALKSEDLYGDTRRVYERVTGFLGLRDWQPKRFEPFEQRRYSRMEPELRERLAKFFAPYNERLYEFLGSDFGWEKESLQAEGQEAAEQSAKVESPNDSLSSLVINTLL
- a CDS encoding acyl-CoA dehydrogenase family protein, whose protein sequence is MDFDLSKPQRLLQDSARTFFSRECAPERVRELMASDTAHDDNLWRAIADQGWTGLIIPEQYGGLGLGLVEMAVIAEEMGRACLPGAFVSTLWASALIEKAGSEEQKAKWLDGISAGDVKATVALLEASADWNPAAVQLKAERDGEGFRIHGRKEFVNDAAVADLMLVVARGEKGLMVLPVEKGTDGVKVTPTPSIDATRKIYQVDFDNVYVEGAMASGINAALEYSMGVAAIALSAEMLGGMQWTLDTTVEYAKTRQQFGAPIGSYQAVQHHCADMLLYTESSRSAVYYAAWALTEHDPLSRNAVSIAKAYCSDAGREVGNLGIQCHGGIGFTWEHNLHLFYKRAKANELMMGDATFHREKLAQLVIDAKD